From the Pseudoalteromonas tunicata genome, one window contains:
- a CDS encoding zinc transporter ZntB — protein sequence MKNQGLIHALLLDGAGGAKPLNAHEVRSWQPEQGQLWLHFDYGVEQSQDWIQQDLGLEPLVIDSLLAGETRPRAVKVASGCLLFLRGVNLNPAQTPEDMVSIRVYADENRIISTRRRRLLSVSQLHDQLMIAQGPCSISQIISQLALGLTSRMESVIDEVDDRLDVFESDLGVAANDNLHQALSKIRRQTITLKRYIKPQREGLKQFLSHQLVWFESEQVQVIEESINDLTRLIEELDMAIERAQIVYEEIANLISEQVNKRMYIMSVVAAIFLPLGFLTGLLGINVGGVPGTENPNAFFIFVALLVGLFVSLAGYFKYKGWI from the coding sequence ATGAAAAACCAAGGATTAATCCATGCGCTACTACTTGATGGCGCAGGAGGAGCAAAACCACTTAATGCGCATGAGGTTCGCTCTTGGCAACCTGAACAAGGTCAATTATGGCTCCATTTTGATTATGGTGTAGAGCAAAGCCAAGATTGGATCCAACAAGATTTAGGGTTAGAGCCGTTAGTTATTGATTCGTTATTAGCAGGTGAAACCCGCCCAAGAGCGGTTAAAGTCGCCAGTGGATGTTTATTATTTTTAAGAGGTGTGAATCTTAATCCTGCACAAACGCCAGAAGACATGGTATCCATTCGGGTTTATGCAGATGAAAACAGAATTATAAGTACGCGTAGACGGCGATTATTATCCGTTAGCCAATTACATGATCAGTTAATGATTGCCCAAGGCCCTTGCTCTATTTCTCAAATTATTAGCCAATTGGCGCTTGGCTTAACTAGTCGGATGGAAAGTGTGATTGATGAAGTCGACGATAGGTTAGATGTTTTTGAAAGTGATTTAGGGGTTGCTGCTAATGATAATTTGCATCAAGCTTTATCTAAAATACGCAGGCAAACTATTACACTTAAGCGCTACATTAAACCGCAACGCGAGGGGTTAAAACAGTTTTTGTCGCATCAACTTGTTTGGTTTGAATCTGAGCAAGTGCAAGTTATTGAAGAAAGTATTAATGATCTAACACGCTTAATCGAAGAGCTTGATATGGCAATTGAGCGAGCACAAATAGTATATGAAGAAATTGCTAACTTGATTTCAGAACAAGTTAATAAACGCATGTACATTATGTCAGTTGTCGCTGCGATTTTTTTACCACTTGGTTTTTTGACCGGATTACTTGGGATTAATGTAGGTGGTGTACCTGGTACTGAAAACCCAAATGCATTCTTTATTTTTGTCGCTTTATTAGTGGGATTATTTGTTTCATTGGCCGGATATTTTAAATATAAAGGTTGGATTTAA
- a CDS encoding ATP-dependent zinc protease — protein MAEKLLVGWREWLSLPDLGITKIKAKIDTGARTSCLHAFKVEEFKKNNQNWVRFWLHPIQQNTEVELVAEAQVVDMRKVTDSGGHTETRFVIKTTLTINQESFPIEVTLTNRENMMFRMLLGRTAMNDKIIVDPAASYLTK, from the coding sequence ATGGCTGAAAAACTATTAGTTGGATGGCGAGAATGGCTCAGCTTACCAGATCTTGGGATCACAAAAATCAAAGCTAAAATTGATACTGGTGCCCGTACATCTTGTTTGCATGCATTTAAAGTTGAAGAATTCAAAAAAAACAACCAGAATTGGGTGCGGTTTTGGCTTCACCCTATTCAACAAAATACAGAGGTCGAACTTGTTGCTGAAGCACAAGTTGTCGACATGCGAAAAGTCACCGATTCAGGCGGACACACAGAAACCAGATTTGTTATTAAAACAACCTTAACAATTAATCAAGAAAGCTTTCCTATCGAAGTCACCCTAACAAATAGGGAAAACATGATGTTTAGAATGCTTTTGGGACGCACTGCTATGAATGACAAAATCATCGTAGATCCTGCTGCGTCATATCTCACAAAATAA